A stretch of the Longimicrobiaceae bacterium genome encodes the following:
- a CDS encoding prepilin-type N-terminal cleavage/methylation domain-containing protein, whose product MRFASIPGRETPRRGASESGFTLLEALVALAILGLALVPLLGVFSAGLGTHGRVEESLEAVALAEARMNELALVPPDSVARYLEPKNGTFPAPFERYRWRVLMRPLPDAPALLRAAVLVEWTGGEYALETVFYHPELRPDGVGRFRR is encoded by the coding sequence ATGAGGTTCGCGTCGATCCCTGGACGGGAGACGCCGAGGCGCGGCGCTTCTGAGTCCGGCTTCACGCTGCTGGAGGCGCTGGTCGCGCTCGCGATCCTGGGGCTGGCGCTCGTTCCGCTCCTCGGGGTCTTCTCGGCCGGGCTGGGCACGCACGGACGGGTGGAGGAGTCGCTGGAGGCCGTGGCGCTCGCGGAGGCCCGGATGAACGAGCTGGCGCTCGTCCCGCCGGACTCGGTGGCGCGGTACCTGGAGCCGAAGAACGGCACCTTCCCGGCTCCGTTCGAGCGCTACCGCTGGCGGGTGCTGATGCGCCCCCTCCCGGACGCACCCGCGCTCCTCCGCGCGGCGGTCCTGGTGGAATGGACGGGAGGGGAGTACGCCCTGGAGACCGTCTTCTACCACCCCGAGCTGCGCCCCGACGGGGTGGGGAGGTTCCGCCGGTGA
- a CDS encoding helix-hairpin-helix domain-containing protein has protein sequence MRRPDRRGFALIAILWVLLLVSALALDFQTVVQGDRRLAVSARADARGRWAARAGLARGVAALDELLASDTATVALGSTRFAVLPPLSFELEGVEGVVTVVDARSRVHLNLAGPEELTALFEGIGYSGPDAATLTDQILDWRDADGLRRLRGAERAEYAALGPRPGPGNAPFLELEELQRVSAVSPAVYQRIAPYLTVAGDGRINLNNASAAALRTLPGIDGVLAEKIVEMRERAPFQHPFDLLARLPGPLRRPLQEAFPRFTERAAFGPREVEVVVVAAPAGAPLRSELRAVATLAGGRALSVKRVEER, from the coding sequence ATGAGGCGCCCTGACCGGCGGGGGTTCGCCCTGATCGCGATCCTCTGGGTGCTGCTCCTGGTCAGCGCCCTCGCCCTCGACTTCCAGACGGTCGTGCAGGGCGACCGGAGGCTGGCGGTCAGCGCCCGCGCGGACGCCCGGGGGCGGTGGGCGGCGCGGGCGGGGCTCGCCCGGGGGGTCGCGGCGCTGGACGAGCTGCTCGCCTCGGACACCGCCACGGTCGCGCTGGGCTCCACGCGGTTCGCGGTGCTCCCTCCGCTGAGCTTCGAGCTGGAGGGGGTGGAGGGGGTGGTGACGGTGGTGGACGCGCGCTCGCGGGTCCACCTCAACCTGGCCGGGCCCGAGGAGCTGACCGCCCTGTTCGAGGGGATCGGGTACTCGGGCCCGGACGCCGCCACCCTGACCGACCAGATCCTCGACTGGCGCGACGCCGACGGCCTCCGGCGGCTCCGGGGTGCGGAGCGCGCCGAGTACGCCGCCCTGGGTCCGCGGCCCGGCCCGGGGAACGCTCCCTTCCTGGAGCTGGAGGAGCTGCAGCGCGTCTCGGCGGTGTCGCCCGCGGTCTACCAGCGCATCGCCCCGTACCTGACGGTGGCGGGGGACGGACGGATCAACCTGAACAACGCGTCCGCCGCGGCGCTGCGCACCCTCCCCGGGATCGACGGGGTGCTGGCGGAGAAGATCGTGGAGATGCGGGAGCGGGCGCCCTTCCAGCACCCGTTCGACCTGCTGGCGCGGCTCCCGGGGCCGCTGCGGCGGCCGCTCCAGGAGGCGTTCCCCCGGTTCACGGAGCGCGCCGCCTTCGGGCCGCGGGAGGTGGAGGTGGTGGTGGTGGCCGCACCGGCGGGGGCGCCGCTCCGCAGCGAGCTGAGAGCGGTCGCCACCCTGGCCGGGGGAAGGGCCCTGTCGGTGAAGCGGGTGGAGGAGCGGTGA
- a CDS encoding prepilin-type N-terminal cleavage/methylation domain-containing protein, with protein sequence MRGRGGFTLVEVLVALVVAGLVVAGAYGVLGGAVDARDRLRAARQPVLEGAAMRGALDAWLRSAAPVEGAGPFLGVDGRSGRVPRDAVWFGVPDGGALHRGPHRLHLGIDREGAGLVVEIAAIRMGQVQQPETLAVAPGITGMSLRYRTRRGGRELWLESWMSEDTVPDAVELRLVPAPQAVRGAEGRALPPLLTLPLVVPLRAEPRDEAP encoded by the coding sequence GTGAGGGGGCGGGGCGGGTTCACCCTGGTGGAGGTCCTGGTCGCGCTGGTGGTGGCCGGGCTCGTGGTGGCCGGGGCGTACGGGGTGCTCGGCGGGGCGGTGGACGCGCGCGACCGGCTCCGCGCGGCGCGGCAGCCGGTCCTGGAGGGGGCGGCGATGCGGGGGGCGCTGGACGCCTGGCTCCGCTCCGCGGCTCCGGTGGAGGGTGCCGGACCGTTCCTGGGGGTGGACGGCCGGAGCGGCAGGGTGCCGCGCGACGCGGTGTGGTTCGGGGTGCCGGACGGCGGCGCGCTCCACCGGGGTCCGCACCGGCTGCACCTGGGGATCGACCGGGAGGGTGCGGGGCTGGTGGTGGAGATCGCCGCGATCCGGATGGGACAGGTGCAGCAGCCCGAGACGCTGGCGGTGGCCCCTGGAATTACCGGGATGTCGCTGCGCTACCGCACACGGAGAGGGGGGCGCGAGCTATGGCTGGAGAGCTGGATGTCCGAAGACACGGTGCCGGACGCGGTGGAGCTGCGCCTCGTCCCCGCGCCGCAGGCGGTCCGGGGAGCCGAGGGGCGGGCGCTGCCGCCGCTGCTCACCCTTCCCCTGGTGGTGCCTCTCCGCGCGGAGCCGAGGGATGAGGCGCCCTGA